One genomic segment of Labeo rohita strain BAU-BD-2019 chromosome 14, IGBB_LRoh.1.0, whole genome shotgun sequence includes these proteins:
- the cd40lg gene encoding CD40 ligand isoform X3 translates to MINTFHSSYNPPPPPVPPRTGYRKPQPAVNTPLVKYLSVMLLLLMILTFGGFLYLFQKLNMLQGSYDEDMTSLQRLQDCVEKNMVEDSMTNCGKLMEKYKAVFAKVLQANEKSVSKLTGGPHFIGPAAHMTALSEHKDKTSEFLKTNNLLWDEDHSLLQDVRLSSKRDMLTIQYPGMYFIYSQVTFSKNSPSVSLKQSIRIVVPKKQEPKELLKSFCSLNPDTSNLCTASLAGVFHLEKEQQIYVTVANSSLVNRDSCSFGLFKLR, encoded by the exons ATGATAAACACCTTTCACAGTAGCTACAATCCGCCGCCGCCGCCGGTGCCTCCACGGACAGGATACAGAAAACCCCAGCCAGCGGTCAACACGCCTTTAGTCAAGTATTTGTCAGTGATGCTTCTGCTGTTAATGATACTGACCTTCGGTGGCTTCCTCTACCTGTTCCAGAAACTCAACATG CTCCAGGGCAGTTATGATGAAGACATGACTAGCCTACAGAGACTACAGGactgtgtggaaaaaaatatggtagAAGACTCAATGACAAATTGTGGCAAACTGATGGAAAAATATAAAGCTGTCTTTGCAAAG GTTTTACAagcaaatgaaaaat CAGTGTCTAAGTTAACTGGAGGGCCTCATTTTATTGGACCAGCTGCACACATGACTGCCCTGTCTGAGCATAAAG ATAAGACTTCTGAGTTTTTGAAGACAAACAATCTCCTTTGGGACGAAGACCATTCACTGCTACAGGACGTACGGCTTAGCAGCAAACGGGACATGCTGACCATTCAGTACCCTGGAATGTATTTCATCTATTCCCAGGTCACCTTCTCCAAAAATTCTCCTTCAGTTTCGTTAAAGCAATCCATAAGGATCGTCGTACCCAAGAAACAAGAACCCAAGGAGCTACTCAAATCTTTTTGCAGTTTGAACCCAGACACATCAAATTTGTGTACTGCCTCTCTGGCGGGGGTGTTCCACCTAGAGAAAGAACAACAGATCTATGTTACGGTAGCAAACTCATCCTTGGTGAACCGGGACTCCTGCAGCTTTGGATTATTCAAATTGCGGTAA
- the cd40lg gene encoding CD40 ligand isoform X2 codes for MINTFHSSYNPPPPPVPPRTGYRKPQPAVNTPLVKYLSVMLLLLMILTFGGFLYLFQKLNMQLQGSYDEDMTSLQRLQDCVEKNMVEDSMTNCGKLMEKYKAVFAKVLQANEKLSKLTGGPHFIGPAAHMTALSEHKDKTSEFLKTNNLLWDEDHSLLQDVRLSSKRDMLTIQYPGMYFIYSQVTFSKNSPSVSLKQSIRIVVPKKQEPKELLKSFCSLNPDTSNLCTASLAGVFHLEKEQQIYVTVANSSLVNRDSCSFGLFKLR; via the exons ATGATAAACACCTTTCACAGTAGCTACAATCCGCCGCCGCCGCCGGTGCCTCCACGGACAGGATACAGAAAACCCCAGCCAGCGGTCAACACGCCTTTAGTCAAGTATTTGTCAGTGATGCTTCTGCTGTTAATGATACTGACCTTCGGTGGCTTCCTCTACCTGTTCCAGAAACTCAACATG CAGCTCCAGGGCAGTTATGATGAAGACATGACTAGCCTACAGAGACTACAGGactgtgtggaaaaaaatatggtagAAGACTCAATGACAAATTGTGGCAAACTGATGGAAAAATATAAAGCTGTCTTTGCAAAG GTTTTACAagcaaatgaaaaat TGTCTAAGTTAACTGGAGGGCCTCATTTTATTGGACCAGCTGCACACATGACTGCCCTGTCTGAGCATAAAG ATAAGACTTCTGAGTTTTTGAAGACAAACAATCTCCTTTGGGACGAAGACCATTCACTGCTACAGGACGTACGGCTTAGCAGCAAACGGGACATGCTGACCATTCAGTACCCTGGAATGTATTTCATCTATTCCCAGGTCACCTTCTCCAAAAATTCTCCTTCAGTTTCGTTAAAGCAATCCATAAGGATCGTCGTACCCAAGAAACAAGAACCCAAGGAGCTACTCAAATCTTTTTGCAGTTTGAACCCAGACACATCAAATTTGTGTACTGCCTCTCTGGCGGGGGTGTTCCACCTAGAGAAAGAACAACAGATCTATGTTACGGTAGCAAACTCATCCTTGGTGAACCGGGACTCCTGCAGCTTTGGATTATTCAAATTGCGGTAA
- the tmtops3a gene encoding teleost multiple tissue opsin 3a, whose amino-acid sequence MVVYIWSLNISTKDTSALNHSANVSSGDPLEPHDTPPGLSRTGHTVTAVCLGIILVFGFLNNLFVLLIFARFRSLWTPINLILLNISVSDILVCLFGTPFSFASSLYGKWLLGYHGCKWYGFANSLFGIVSLMSLSILSYERYAALLRPTKADVSDFRRAWLCVAGSWLYSLVWTLPPFLGWSSYGPEGPGTTCSVQWHQRSANSMSYVMCLFIFCLLLPVMLMIFCYGKILFIIKGVTKINLLSAQRRENHILLMVVTMVSCYLLCWMPYGVVALLATFGRRGLITPITSMVPSVLAKSSTVVNPVIYVLFNNQFNRCFLAFLKCQGDPSINVQNPQHSSKEDPHALKPCDKPSWHCSEKVSQKKEQHTLALVVHYTP is encoded by the exons ATGGTCGTCTACATCTGGAGTTTGAATATTAGCACCAAAGACACTTCTGCGCTCAATCATAGTGCAAATGTCAGTTCAGGAGACCCCCTAGAGCCCCACGATACCCCACCTGGCCTGAGCCGGACCGGCCACACGGTGACAGCCGTCTGCCTTGGAATCATTCTGGTGTTCGGATTCCTCAACAACCTGTTTGTCCTGCTCATCTTTGCGAGGTTCCGCTCACTGTGGACACCAATAAACCTCATTCTGCTGAACATCAGCGTGAGTGACATACTGGTTTGTTTATTTGGGACTCCCTTCAGTTTCGCTTCCAGTCTCTATGGGAAATGGCTGTTGGGATATCACGGCTGCAAATGGTACGGTTTCGCCAATTCGCTGTTTG GAATTGTGTCTCTAATGTCTCTGTCCATACTGTCGTATGAGCGTTATGCCGCCCTGCTGCGCCCCACCAAGGCAGACGTGTCTGACTTCCGCAGGGCCTGGCTCTGTGTGGCCGGATCCTGGCTCTATTCGCTGGTGTGGACTCTCCCACCGTTCCTGGGCTGGAGTAGCTATGGACCCGAAGGGCCTGGGACTACATGCTCAGTTCAGTGGCATCAGCGCTCAGCCAACAGCATGTCTTACGTGATGTGCCTGTTCATCTTCTGTCTGCTTCTACCCGTCATGCTCATGATCTTCTGCTATGGCAAAATCCTGTTCATTATCAAAGGG GTAACTAAAATCAACCTGCTGAGTGCACAGAGAAGAGAGAACCACATCCTTCTGATGGTTGTCACCATGGTATCCTGCTATCTGCTGTGCTGGATGCCGTACGGGGTGGTGGCTCTGCTGGCCACCTTTGGCAGGAGGGGACTGATCACTCCCATAACAAGCATGGTGCCGTCAGTCCTGGCCAAGAGCAGCACCGTGGTCAACCCGGTCATATATGTGCTTTTCAATAACCAG ttCAACAGGTGTTTCTTAGCATTTCTGAAGTGTCAAGGAGATCCATCTATTAACGTCCAGAATCCTCAACACAGCAGCAAAGAGGATCCTCATGCGCTCAAACCCTGTGACAAGCCCTCATGGCATTGCAGCGAAAAGGTCTCTCAGAAAAAAGAGCAGCACACCCTGGCCTTAGTAGTCCACTACACACCCTGA
- the cd40lg gene encoding CD40 ligand isoform X1, producing MINTFHSSYNPPPPPVPPRTGYRKPQPAVNTPLVKYLSVMLLLLMILTFGGFLYLFQKLNMQLQGSYDEDMTSLQRLQDCVEKNMVEDSMTNCGKLMEKYKAVFAKVLQANEKSVSKLTGGPHFIGPAAHMTALSEHKDKTSEFLKTNNLLWDEDHSLLQDVRLSSKRDMLTIQYPGMYFIYSQVTFSKNSPSVSLKQSIRIVVPKKQEPKELLKSFCSLNPDTSNLCTASLAGVFHLEKEQQIYVTVANSSLVNRDSCSFGLFKLR from the exons ATGATAAACACCTTTCACAGTAGCTACAATCCGCCGCCGCCGCCGGTGCCTCCACGGACAGGATACAGAAAACCCCAGCCAGCGGTCAACACGCCTTTAGTCAAGTATTTGTCAGTGATGCTTCTGCTGTTAATGATACTGACCTTCGGTGGCTTCCTCTACCTGTTCCAGAAACTCAACATG CAGCTCCAGGGCAGTTATGATGAAGACATGACTAGCCTACAGAGACTACAGGactgtgtggaaaaaaatatggtagAAGACTCAATGACAAATTGTGGCAAACTGATGGAAAAATATAAAGCTGTCTTTGCAAAG GTTTTACAagcaaatgaaaaat CAGTGTCTAAGTTAACTGGAGGGCCTCATTTTATTGGACCAGCTGCACACATGACTGCCCTGTCTGAGCATAAAG ATAAGACTTCTGAGTTTTTGAAGACAAACAATCTCCTTTGGGACGAAGACCATTCACTGCTACAGGACGTACGGCTTAGCAGCAAACGGGACATGCTGACCATTCAGTACCCTGGAATGTATTTCATCTATTCCCAGGTCACCTTCTCCAAAAATTCTCCTTCAGTTTCGTTAAAGCAATCCATAAGGATCGTCGTACCCAAGAAACAAGAACCCAAGGAGCTACTCAAATCTTTTTGCAGTTTGAACCCAGACACATCAAATTTGTGTACTGCCTCTCTGGCGGGGGTGTTCCACCTAGAGAAAGAACAACAGATCTATGTTACGGTAGCAAACTCATCCTTGGTGAACCGGGACTCCTGCAGCTTTGGATTATTCAAATTGCGGTAA